The proteins below come from a single Candidatus Zixiibacteriota bacterium genomic window:
- a CDS encoding glutamate mutase L: protein MAKFDNPDDIKIIVATDCGSTTTKAILIEYINGEYRQTTRGEAPTTVEAPFEDVTMGVLNAVGELEELSGRKILDENGKFITPSRGDVGTDVYISTSSAGGGLQMMVAGVVRSMTAESAERAALGAGAIVMDVIASNDKRLPHQQIERIRHLRPDMILLSGGIDGGTTTHVVELAELVSAADPRPRLGSSYKLPIIYAGNRDATKDVEKVLADKVDLRSVDNLRPVLERENLGPAREEIHELFMEHVMAQAPGYKKLMSWTDAPIMPTPGAVGLIIQTIARQYNIEAVGVDIGGATTDVFSVFRPDDQPVFNRTVSANLGMSYSISNVFAEATLPMVMRWVPFIMDERDLRNRVKNKMIRPTTIPQSMEELIFEQAIAREALRLAFVQHKNFATVLKGVQQQRTIADAFDQSSSGKTIVNMMTLDMLIGSGGVLSHAPRRQQSALMMIDSFLPEGITRLAVDSIFMMPQLGVLTEVQPKAATEVFEKDCLIHLGTCIAPAGVSKKGGPVMKYSIDLPSGQVSGTLNFLEMKRFELGMGPDSLPLRAKARFEPERNFDVGAGPGKTVEREIHGGVVGIILDGRGRPFDLSSLSEHERVSHLVSWATELNIYPEGALKHVK from the coding sequence ATGGCTAAATTCGATAATCCGGACGACATTAAGATCATCGTTGCAACCGACTGCGGATCCACCACCACCAAAGCCATTCTCATTGAGTATATCAACGGCGAGTATCGCCAGACCACCCGTGGCGAAGCGCCGACGACTGTTGAGGCGCCATTCGAAGACGTTACCATGGGCGTGCTCAACGCGGTCGGCGAACTCGAGGAGCTCTCCGGACGCAAAATTCTCGACGAAAACGGTAAGTTCATCACACCGTCGAGAGGTGATGTCGGCACCGACGTGTATATCTCGACGTCGTCGGCCGGCGGCGGTCTTCAGATGATGGTGGCGGGAGTGGTGCGGTCGATGACGGCCGAATCCGCTGAACGCGCCGCGCTGGGGGCCGGGGCGATTGTCATGGACGTGATCGCGTCCAACGACAAGCGCCTGCCGCATCAGCAAATAGAACGTATCCGGCACTTGCGCCCCGACATGATCCTTCTGTCCGGCGGTATCGACGGCGGAACGACCACTCACGTCGTTGAACTCGCCGAGCTCGTGTCGGCGGCCGACCCGCGCCCCCGCCTGGGATCATCCTACAAGCTCCCGATCATTTATGCGGGTAACCGGGACGCCACCAAAGATGTCGAAAAAGTGCTGGCTGATAAAGTGGACCTCCGGTCGGTCGACAACCTCCGCCCCGTCCTCGAGCGTGAAAACCTCGGACCTGCCCGCGAAGAGATTCACGAGCTGTTTATGGAGCACGTGATGGCGCAGGCGCCCGGATACAAAAAGCTGATGTCGTGGACCGACGCCCCGATCATGCCGACTCCGGGCGCGGTCGGCCTGATCATCCAGACTATCGCCAGACAATATAACATCGAAGCGGTCGGGGTCGATATCGGCGGTGCGACAACCGACGTGTTCTCGGTTTTCCGTCCCGACGACCAGCCGGTCTTCAACCGCACGGTATCGGCGAACCTCGGCATGTCCTATTCGATCTCGAATGTGTTTGCCGAGGCGACGCTGCCGATGGTCATGCGATGGGTTCCGTTTATCATGGATGAGCGCGACCTGCGCAACCGCGTGAAAAACAAAATGATTCGCCCGACGACCATTCCGCAGTCGATGGAAGAGTTGATTTTCGAGCAGGCCATTGCGCGCGAGGCGCTGCGCCTGGCCTTCGTCCAGCATAAGAACTTCGCCACCGTGCTGAAAGGCGTCCAGCAGCAACGGACGATCGCCGACGCGTTCGACCAGAGCTCCTCCGGAAAAACGATCGTCAATATGATGACGCTCGACATGCTGATCGGCTCCGGCGGAGTGCTCTCACACGCGCCGCGCCGCCAGCAGTCGGCGCTCATGATGATCGATTCCTTCTTACCCGAGGGGATCACCCGGCTCGCCGTGGATTCAATCTTCATGATGCCGCAGCTCGGCGTACTCACCGAGGTTCAGCCGAAAGCCGCGACTGAAGTGTTCGAGAAAGACTGCCTGATTCACCTCGGCACCTGCATCGCCCCCGCCGGGGTGTCCAAAAAGGGCGGACCGGTCATGAAGTACTCGATTGACCTCCCCTCCGGCCAGGTGAGCGGCACGCTCAACTTCCTGGAAATGAAGCGGTTTGAACTCGGGATGGGACCGGACAGCCTGCCGCTGAGGGCGAAGGCGCGGTTTGAACCGGAACGAAACTTCGATGTCGGCGCCGGACCCGGCAAAACCGTTGAGCGCGAAATTCATGGTGGCGTGGTCGGTATCATTCTCGACGGGCGCGGACGACCGTTTGACCTGTCGTCGCTGAGCGAACACGAGCGCGTGTCGCATCTCGTCTCCTGGGCCACCGAACTGAATATTTACCCCGAAGGAGCTCTGAAGCACGTAAAATGA
- a CDS encoding fibronectin type III domain-containing protein: protein MTLPPTRSTSRAIVSLLLAIVLAWAPPLAAQDQPGVPSDTILSDTTLQILLPRPVPAVTVKDTQDDGGGSITVTWEASADDGDGGIINRYVIYRATSAEGPFEEVGDATNNATTFSDGSAEDDVAYFYRVVPMTLALAGQPVPPALVEGAMVAGPVSSSAQWLDWRRINVLVGVLLLCVFIIYYINQAKAGKSLFIRKIAGLEAVDEAVGRATEMGKKIYYIPGTQDMDNVQTIAGVTILGRVAELAAQYETYLQVPVSRSLVLVTAREIVKEAYSKAGRPDAFQEDQVHYLTDDQFGYAAGIDGMVVREKPATIFFMGAFYAESLILAETGNSIGAIQIAGTGMPSQLPFFVAACDYTLIGEELFAASAYLSREPKLLGSLKGQDMGKAVILIAIVVGLVLETFGIWSFSRLFSVIQ, encoded by the coding sequence TTGACATTGCCACCTACGAGGTCCACCTCCCGCGCGATTGTTTCGCTTCTACTGGCGATTGTACTCGCCTGGGCCCCGCCATTGGCCGCTCAGGATCAACCCGGCGTTCCTTCCGACACTATTCTTTCAGACACTACTCTGCAGATTCTTCTGCCGCGTCCCGTGCCCGCGGTGACCGTCAAGGATACGCAAGACGACGGCGGCGGCTCGATCACGGTAACCTGGGAGGCATCGGCCGATGACGGCGATGGCGGGATCATTAACCGGTATGTGATCTACCGGGCGACATCGGCGGAAGGCCCTTTTGAAGAAGTGGGCGATGCCACCAACAACGCCACGACCTTTTCCGACGGGAGTGCGGAAGACGACGTGGCGTATTTTTATCGGGTAGTTCCGATGACGCTGGCGCTGGCCGGCCAGCCGGTGCCCCCGGCGCTGGTCGAGGGCGCGATGGTTGCCGGTCCGGTGAGTTCGTCGGCCCAGTGGCTTGACTGGCGGCGGATCAACGTACTGGTTGGCGTGCTGCTGCTGTGCGTTTTCATTATCTACTACATCAATCAGGCGAAAGCCGGCAAGTCGTTGTTTATCCGCAAGATTGCCGGACTGGAAGCGGTGGACGAAGCGGTCGGGCGCGCCACCGAGATGGGCAAAAAGATTTACTATATCCCCGGCACGCAGGACATGGACAATGTCCAGACGATTGCGGGCGTCACCATTCTGGGCCGGGTCGCGGAGCTTGCCGCTCAATACGAAACATATCTGCAGGTGCCGGTTTCGCGTTCGCTGGTGCTGGTCACCGCTCGCGAAATCGTCAAGGAAGCCTACTCGAAGGCGGGGCGCCCGGATGCCTTTCAGGAGGATCAGGTTCATTACCTGACCGACGATCAGTTCGGTTATGCCGCCGGTATCGACGGGATGGTGGTGCGGGAGAAGCCCGCCACGATTTTCTTCATGGGAGCTTTTTACGCCGAGTCGCTGATTCTCGCGGAGACGGGCAATTCGATCGGGGCGATTCAGATTGCGGGCACCGGGATGCCGTCCCAGTTGCCCTTTTTCGTCGCGGCGTGCGACTACACGCTGATCGGCGAGGAGTTGTTTGCGGCCTCGGCGTATTTGTCGCGCGAGCCCAAGCTGCTTGGATCGCTGAAAGGGCAGGATATGGGCAAGGCGGTCATACTTATCGCGATAGTCGTCGGGCTCGTTCTCGAGACCTTCGGTATATGGAGCTTCTCCAGGCTTTTTTCGGTGATACAGTAG
- the ppdK gene encoding pyruvate, phosphate dikinase: protein MPAKKGATARKASAKPTGKKTAKKAAAKKPAAKSADTKTASAASKVSAVKKAYYFFGGGKAEGRADMKDLLGGKGANLAEMVNAGVPVPPGFTITTEVCTAYYENGMEVPKKIDAELESMMAKIEKETGAKFGDANNPLLVSVRSGAKFSMPGMMDTVLNLGLNEQTVEGLAKKTGNARFALDNYRRFIQMFGNVVLGIDKDQFEEVISKLKKDRRIKQDSSLQEGDLREIIKKFKGIVKRKSGEAFPDDPYVQLRMSRDAVFRSWNNPRAITYRRLNDIPADLGTAVNIQAMVFGNMGTTSGTGVGFTRNPSTGDKEFYGEYLTNAQGEDVVAGVRTPQPIRELATDMPDIYKQLNAITTRLEKHYRDVQDFEFTVQEGKLYMLQTRTGKRTIQAAVKIAVDMVKEKLITKEEALMRIDPTQIDHLLHPRIDPNAKYDVIAKGLAASPGAASGKVYFTAEEAVKHSAKGPVILVREETNPDDIEGMSVAKGILTARGGMTSHAAVVARGMGKCCVSGAESIRVSASKKQFQVGKLTVKEAEMITINGSTGEVILGEVSTIDPEFSPEFNELMTWADEIRTLRVRTNADVPRDARQAIEFGAEGIGLCRTEHMFFAEDRIPIVQEMILADTPEDRQAALDKLLPFQKSDFKGLFEAMDGFPVTIRTLDPPLHEFLPRRDEIQAKIDKLDKKSDDYEEDLERLQKTIKRIDELQELNPMLGHRGCRLGIVYPEITEMQVRAIIEAACELTKAGKKVKPEIMIPLVGHVNEFKNQKEHVHRVATEVINRYKIRKLEYLVGTMIEIPRAALTADQIAQEADFFSFGTNDLTQMAMGFSRDDAGKFLRYYVDHGILPQDPFVSIDREGVGQLVRTGKELGRKARPDLKIGICGEHGGDPKSIDFCHEVGLDYVSCSPFRVPIARLAAARAAIQQGAGSTGKKTGKPRK, encoded by the coding sequence ATGCCCGCGAAGAAAGGCGCCACTGCCAGGAAGGCATCGGCCAAACCAACAGGTAAAAAGACGGCGAAAAAGGCCGCGGCTAAGAAGCCCGCAGCCAAGAGCGCTGACACAAAGACCGCCTCAGCCGCATCCAAAGTATCGGCTGTCAAAAAGGCATACTACTTCTTTGGCGGCGGTAAAGCCGAGGGTCGCGCCGACATGAAGGACCTGCTCGGCGGCAAGGGCGCAAACCTCGCCGAAATGGTGAATGCGGGAGTTCCTGTCCCTCCGGGGTTCACGATCACCACGGAAGTGTGTACCGCGTACTATGAGAACGGTATGGAGGTGCCGAAGAAGATCGACGCCGAGCTGGAGTCGATGATGGCGAAGATCGAGAAAGAGACCGGCGCCAAATTCGGCGATGCCAATAACCCCCTGCTCGTATCGGTCCGCTCCGGCGCCAAGTTCTCCATGCCGGGCATGATGGACACGGTTCTCAATCTCGGATTGAACGAACAGACGGTCGAGGGCCTTGCCAAAAAGACCGGCAATGCACGTTTCGCCCTGGACAACTACCGCCGGTTCATCCAGATGTTCGGCAACGTCGTGCTTGGCATAGACAAGGACCAGTTTGAAGAAGTCATCTCGAAGCTGAAGAAGGATCGCCGTATCAAGCAGGACAGCTCGCTTCAGGAAGGCGATCTTCGCGAGATCATCAAGAAATTCAAGGGTATCGTAAAGCGCAAATCGGGCGAGGCGTTTCCCGATGATCCGTACGTGCAGCTTCGCATGTCCCGCGACGCGGTGTTCCGTTCGTGGAACAACCCGCGTGCGATCACGTATCGCCGGCTCAACGACATTCCCGCCGATCTCGGCACCGCCGTCAACATACAGGCGATGGTGTTCGGCAACATGGGAACGACCTCGGGCACGGGAGTCGGGTTCACGCGCAATCCCTCGACCGGCGACAAGGAGTTCTACGGCGAGTACCTGACCAACGCGCAGGGTGAAGACGTGGTGGCCGGCGTGCGTACGCCGCAGCCGATTCGCGAGCTGGCGACGGATATGCCCGACATCTACAAGCAGCTCAACGCGATCACCACCAGGCTGGAGAAGCATTACCGCGACGTCCAGGATTTCGAGTTTACCGTGCAGGAAGGCAAGCTGTACATGCTGCAGACCCGCACCGGCAAGCGCACGATCCAGGCGGCAGTGAAAATCGCGGTGGACATGGTCAAGGAGAAGCTGATCACCAAGGAAGAAGCGCTGATGCGGATCGATCCCACTCAGATCGACCACCTGTTGCATCCGCGCATCGATCCCAACGCGAAATACGACGTGATCGCCAAGGGGCTGGCGGCCTCGCCGGGCGCAGCCTCGGGTAAAGTCTATTTTACCGCCGAGGAGGCCGTCAAGCACAGCGCCAAGGGCCCCGTGATTCTCGTGCGCGAGGAGACCAATCCCGACGATATCGAAGGGATGTCGGTTGCGAAGGGTATCCTGACCGCGCGCGGCGGTATGACGTCCCATGCGGCCGTGGTCGCCCGGGGGATGGGAAAATGCTGTGTATCGGGCGCCGAGTCGATCCGTGTCAGCGCCTCGAAAAAGCAGTTCCAGGTCGGCAAGCTCACGGTCAAGGAAGCCGAGATGATCACCATCAACGGCTCGACCGGCGAAGTGATTCTCGGCGAGGTATCCACGATCGACCCCGAGTTTTCGCCGGAATTCAACGAGTTGATGACGTGGGCCGATGAGATTCGCACGCTACGCGTCCGCACCAACGCCGACGTTCCGCGCGACGCCCGACAGGCGATCGAATTCGGCGCCGAGGGGATCGGCCTGTGCCGCACCGAACACATGTTTTTCGCCGAGGATCGTATCCCGATCGTGCAGGAGATGATTCTCGCCGACACGCCCGAGGACCGGCAGGCGGCGCTCGACAAGCTGCTGCCCTTCCAGAAGAGCGATTTCAAGGGGCTCTTCGAGGCGATGGACGGATTCCCGGTGACGATCCGCACGCTGGACCCGCCGCTGCACGAGTTTCTGCCGCGCCGCGACGAGATCCAGGCGAAGATCGACAAGCTCGACAAAAAGAGCGATGACTACGAAGAGGACCTCGAGCGGCTGCAGAAGACGATCAAGCGGATCGACGAACTGCAGGAGCTCAACCCGATGCTCGGTCATCGCGGCTGCCGGCTCGGTATCGTGTATCCCGAGATCACCGAGATGCAGGTGCGCGCCATTATCGAGGCGGCCTGCGAGCTGACGAAGGCCGGCAAGAAGGTCAAACCGGAAATCATGATTCCGCTGGTCGGACACGTCAACGAGTTCAAGAACCAGAAGGAACACGTGCACCGGGTCGCGACCGAGGTGATCAACCGGTACAAGATCCGCAAGCTCGAGTACCTGGTCGGAACGATGATCGAGATCCCGCGCGCGGCTTTGACGGCCGACCAGATCGCGCAGGAAGCCGATTTCTTCAGCTTCGGGACCAACGACCTGACGCAGATGGCCATGGGCTTCTCGCGCGACGACGCCGGCAAGTTCCTTCGCTACTATGTCGATCACGGAATCCTGCCGCAGGATCCGTTCGTGTCGATTGACCGAGAGGGTGTCGGCCAGCTCGTGCGCACCGGCAAGGAACTCGGTCGCAAGGCTCGTCCCGATCTCAAGATCGGTATCTGCGGAGAGCACGGCGGGGACCCGAAGTCGATCGATTTCTGTCACGAGGTCGGTCTCGACTATGTGTCCTGTTCGCCGTTCCGTGTGCCGATCGCCCGACTGGCGGCGGCGAGAGCGGCTATCCAGCAGGGCGCCGGGTCGACCGGAAAGAAGACCGGGAAACCCAGGAAATAG
- a CDS encoding fibronectin type III domain-containing protein, whose product MTDGGRRTRLTVVVLAACFTISIIAVSVSGQSETVSIAPADTAIAVRPPAPPTSVVAEDYKYDNAKHLVLSWVPSIDDQPGRTLVLGYRIFRSSGGGAFMPAGSALPGASSFRDERLSKDSSYVYYVAAVSATDTVASIKTQAISPKREYLHLDLVWLFVIAFCISSSVIYFIWKARAGKKLFVRKIAGLDAVDEAIGRATEMGRPILFIPGIQDMDDVQTIAGLTILGRVAKQIADYDTRIRMPVSRSLVMTAARETIKAAYQIAGRPDAYSDDMVNYVTDEQFGYVAAVDGIMVREKPATIFLLGAFFAESLILAETGNSIGAIQIAGTARPAQLPFFIAACDFTLIGEELFAASAYLSGEPKQLGSLKGQDVGKGLAMAAILLGVLSVTLGQAFDIGFFNWLADGLSTIFSAAVE is encoded by the coding sequence ATGACAGACGGGGGACGTCGCACTCGCCTCACGGTCGTTGTCCTCGCAGCGTGCTTCACCATCAGTATTATCGCCGTCTCCGTATCGGGGCAGTCGGAGACCGTTTCCATCGCGCCCGCCGATACCGCAATCGCGGTTCGCCCGCCCGCGCCTCCGACCTCGGTGGTTGCCGAGGACTACAAGTACGACAACGCCAAGCATCTCGTCTTGTCGTGGGTGCCCTCGATTGACGATCAGCCCGGCCGCACGCTGGTCCTGGGCTATCGCATTTTCCGTTCGTCGGGCGGCGGGGCTTTTATGCCTGCGGGCTCGGCGCTGCCCGGCGCGTCCTCGTTCCGCGACGAACGATTGAGCAAAGATTCCAGCTACGTGTACTATGTCGCGGCGGTATCCGCCACCGATACGGTGGCGTCGATCAAAACGCAGGCGATTTCGCCGAAGCGCGAGTATCTGCATCTCGATCTGGTCTGGCTGTTCGTGATCGCGTTCTGCATATCTTCGTCGGTCATCTACTTCATCTGGAAAGCGCGCGCGGGCAAGAAGCTTTTTGTCCGCAAGATTGCGGGGTTGGACGCGGTCGACGAGGCCATCGGCCGCGCGACCGAGATGGGCCGCCCCATACTGTTTATTCCAGGCATACAGGACATGGACGACGTACAGACGATCGCCGGGCTGACGATACTGGGGCGGGTCGCCAAGCAGATCGCCGACTACGACACGCGCATCCGCATGCCGGTGTCGCGTTCGCTGGTGATGACGGCGGCGCGAGAGACGATCAAGGCCGCCTACCAGATCGCGGGCCGCCCCGACGCGTACTCCGACGACATGGTGAATTACGTGACCGATGAGCAGTTCGGGTACGTGGCCGCGGTGGACGGTATCATGGTTCGCGAGAAACCAGCCACGATCTTTCTGCTCGGCGCGTTTTTCGCCGAATCGCTCATTCTGGCCGAGACCGGAAATTCTATCGGCGCAATCCAGATCGCCGGCACCGCGCGACCGGCCCAGCTGCCGTTTTTTATCGCCGCGTGTGACTTCACGCTGATCGGCGAAGAGCTGTTTGCGGCGTCGGCGTATCTTTCCGGCGAGCCCAAGCAGCTTGGCTCGCTGAAGGGTCAGGATGTCGGCAAGGGACTGGCCATGGCGGCCATTCTGCTGGGTGTGCTGTCCGTGACGCTCGGGCAGGCGTTTGATATCGGCTTCTTCAACTGGCTGGCCGACGGTCTGTCGACCATCTTCTCGGCGGCGGTGGAATAG
- a CDS encoding MotA/TolQ/ExbB proton channel family protein — protein sequence MESISIWQIIKQTSTFGVFILIVLVTMSLVSWAIIGHKWRLFRAVSHADAQFRAQFSRSRRLADSIGQAKSYALSPLATMYTAGYEEMTRLRELKNEGGGLQNQLDRLDNDDFEIVEMTMQKVGTDELSRLERRNVFLATTGSSAPFMGLLGTVVGIMDSFWSIGERGSASLAVVAPGIAEALLATIVGLGAAIPAVIAYNWANNFMRQLTDHTNAFVLDFIARAKKESR from the coding sequence ATGGAGAGCATCTCGATTTGGCAGATTATCAAACAGACGTCCACATTCGGCGTCTTTATCCTGATTGTGCTGGTCACCATGTCACTGGTGTCATGGGCCATTATCGGACACAAGTGGCGCCTGTTTCGCGCCGTGTCGCACGCCGACGCGCAGTTCCGCGCCCAGTTCAGCCGTTCGCGACGCCTGGCGGATTCGATCGGTCAGGCCAAATCGTACGCCCTCTCTCCGCTGGCCACCATGTATACCGCCGGCTATGAAGAGATGACCCGGCTGCGCGAACTCAAAAACGAGGGCGGCGGACTCCAGAACCAACTCGATCGACTCGACAACGATGACTTCGAGATCGTCGAGATGACCATGCAGAAGGTCGGCACCGATGAATTGTCGCGGCTCGAACGACGAAACGTCTTTTTGGCCACCACCGGATCTTCGGCCCCCTTCATGGGCCTTCTCGGTACGGTCGTCGGCATCATGGATTCGTTCTGGTCGATCGGCGAGCGCGGGTCGGCGTCGCTGGCGGTGGTCGCACCCGGTATTGCCGAAGCGCTGCTGGCCACTATCGTCGGACTCGGCGCCGCCATCCCCGCCGTGATCGCTTACAACTGGGCGAACAACTTCATGCGACAGCTGACCGACCACACCAACGCCTTCGTGCTCGATTTCATCGCCCGCGCAAAGAAGGAATCGCGATGA
- a CDS encoding acetate--CoA ligase family protein produces MRHELDYIFSPRSVAVIGASTRKGSIGRETLHNILTAEYNGKVFPVNPTTQVIHSIKAYSTVLDVPDAVDLAIIIIPKEGVKDVVRQCGEKGVKGLVIITAGFSETGPEGKAREMEVLRVVRDHHMRMVGPNCFGVVNTDPSVSLNATFGKTFPKQGKIGFITQSGAMGEAIMSQAKEMGIGFSVVASIGNKADISSNDMLEYFKDDPNTDVILMYLENFGNPRNFTRIAREVSQVKPIVAVKSGRTKLGAKAASSHTGALGGLDVGVDALFEQTGIMRVDTVEELFDVAMALSSQPIPRGNRVVVVTNAGGPGILATDALINEGMEMPNLTPQTIKELRTFSSTEASFSNPMDMVAGAGPKEFRLTLEAIKKDKHFDTILPIFVPPVTIDQAEVARNISEALEDTDKTVLACFMGAGGGSAGIEHLKNHGIPVYIFPEAVAKTLATIHKYKEWRSRKRGKILTFDVDTDRVQSIVARALHGKEGAIVGDDAIDILAAYGIPAASYQYASTVKDAVAAANRIGYPVVLKIASPKILHKTEMGGVKVDLRSDAEVRRAYTELETAVGKLKKGQSFSVAVQQMISGGVETVLGMTTDPSFGPLIMFGLGGIYVEIMKDVAFRIHPLTNRGAREMIESIRSYPLLTGFRGAPPVDLAIIEETLLRLSQLVKDFDNFLEIDINPFIASPEPDKCKAVDARFIVRGAR; encoded by the coding sequence ATGAGACACGAACTCGATTACATTTTCAGTCCTCGTTCGGTGGCCGTGATCGGCGCATCGACCCGCAAGGGGAGCATCGGCCGCGAAACGCTGCATAACATTCTGACCGCGGAGTACAACGGCAAGGTGTTCCCGGTCAATCCGACCACGCAGGTGATCCATTCCATCAAGGCCTATTCCACCGTGCTCGATGTTCCCGACGCGGTCGATCTCGCCATCATCATCATTCCCAAGGAAGGCGTTAAAGACGTCGTCCGGCAGTGCGGTGAGAAAGGCGTGAAAGGACTCGTCATTATCACCGCCGGTTTTTCGGAGACCGGGCCTGAGGGAAAAGCACGCGAAATGGAAGTGCTGAGAGTCGTACGCGATCACCACATGCGCATGGTCGGACCGAACTGCTTCGGCGTGGTCAACACCGATCCCTCCGTCAGCCTGAACGCAACGTTCGGCAAGACGTTTCCCAAACAGGGCAAGATCGGCTTCATCACCCAGTCGGGCGCAATGGGTGAAGCGATCATGAGCCAGGCCAAGGAAATGGGGATCGGCTTTTCCGTGGTCGCCTCGATCGGCAACAAGGCCGACATCTCGTCGAATGACATGCTGGAGTATTTCAAAGACGACCCCAATACGGACGTCATCCTGATGTACCTCGAGAATTTCGGTAATCCGCGCAATTTCACGCGCATCGCGCGCGAAGTATCGCAGGTGAAGCCGATCGTGGCGGTGAAATCGGGACGTACGAAGCTCGGCGCCAAGGCCGCATCGTCTCACACCGGCGCGCTGGGCGGTCTCGACGTGGGGGTCGACGCCCTGTTCGAACAAACCGGCATCATGCGAGTCGACACTGTCGAGGAGTTGTTCGACGTTGCGATGGCGCTGTCGTCGCAGCCGATTCCCCGGGGCAATCGCGTGGTGGTGGTGACCAACGCCGGAGGACCGGGGATCCTTGCGACGGACGCCCTGATCAACGAAGGCATGGAGATGCCGAATCTCACGCCGCAGACGATCAAGGAGCTTCGCACCTTCAGTTCGACTGAAGCGTCGTTTTCCAACCCGATGGACATGGTGGCGGGCGCCGGACCAAAAGAGTTCCGGCTCACGCTCGAAGCGATCAAGAAAGACAAACATTTCGATACGATCCTTCCGATATTCGTGCCGCCGGTGACGATCGATCAGGCCGAGGTGGCGCGCAATATCAGCGAGGCGCTCGAAGATACGGACAAGACCGTCCTCGCGTGCTTCATGGGGGCAGGCGGAGGGTCGGCCGGTATCGAACATCTCAAAAACCACGGCATACCGGTTTATATTTTCCCCGAAGCGGTCGCCAAGACGCTGGCCACGATCCACAAGTACAAAGAGTGGCGGTCGCGCAAGCGCGGCAAGATCCTGACGTTTGACGTGGACACGGACCGGGTGCAGAGTATCGTGGCGCGGGCGCTGCACGGCAAGGAGGGAGCTATTGTCGGCGACGACGCGATCGATATTCTGGCCGCGTACGGTATCCCGGCGGCCTCGTATCAGTATGCGTCGACCGTGAAGGATGCAGTCGCGGCCGCCAACCGGATCGGCTATCCGGTGGTGCTCAAGATCGCCTCGCCCAAGATTCTGCACAAAACCGAGATGGGCGGCGTGAAAGTTGACCTTCGTTCCGACGCCGAAGTCCGCAGAGCCTACACGGAGCTCGAGACGGCGGTCGGCAAACTGAAAAAAGGGCAGTCCTTCTCCGTGGCCGTACAGCAAATGATTTCGGGCGGAGTCGAGACCGTGCTCGGCATGACGACCGACCCGTCGTTTGGCCCGCTGATCATGTTCGGACTCGGCGGGATCTACGTGGAGATCATGAAAGACGTGGCCTTTCGCATTCACCCGCTGACCAATCGCGGGGCGCGCGAGATGATCGAGTCCATTCGCTCGTATCCGCTGTTGACCGGGTTCCGCGGCGCGCCGCCGGTGGATCTGGCAATTATCGAAGAGACGTTACTTCGACTTTCACAGTTGGTGAAGGATTTCGACAACTTTTTGGAGATCGATATCAATCCGTTTATTGCCTCGCCCGAGCCCGACAAGTGCAAGGCGGTGGACGCCCGGTTTATCGTACGCGGCGCACGCTAG
- a CDS encoding biopolymer transporter ExbD, whose amino-acid sequence MIRRRHIRSYHTMADINIANLVDVVLVLLIIFMISAPLLQSGIEIDLPKTTAAAIEEEAEGVVITVDKKGGVYINDVFSNPTNFEERLKAEMVSKNTGSVYVRGDSAVAYGAVIDIIGRMKEMGIEAIGLVTGHEEGGRK is encoded by the coding sequence ATGATCCGTCGGCGCCATATCCGCTCGTACCACACCATGGCCGATATCAATATCGCCAATCTCGTTGACGTGGTCCTCGTGCTGCTGATCATCTTCATGATCTCCGCGCCGCTGCTGCAGTCGGGTATTGAAATCGACCTGCCGAAAACGACAGCCGCGGCCATCGAGGAAGAAGCCGAAGGCGTGGTGATTACGGTCGACAAGAAAGGCGGCGTGTATATCAACGACGTTTTCTCGAACCCGACCAATTTCGAAGAGCGCCTCAAAGCGGAAATGGTCAGTAAGAACACCGGGTCGGTATACGTGCGCGGCGACTCCGCGGTCGCGTACGGGGCGGTGATCGACATCATCGGCCGCATGAAAGAAATGGGCATCGAGGCGATCGGCCTGGTCACCGGACACGAGGAAGGCGGGCGAAAATAG